A stretch of the Filimonas lacunae genome encodes the following:
- a CDS encoding nuclear transport factor 2 family protein, which yields MSTPSQLLQDYLRFVSEGKAQQAFELFAEDGAIELPYLNSIGAPHRWAGKETLQAFFKGFPASFPNFHFKDIVIHIETDTQAFGEYHAEATRNGQPYQQHYMGRLVAENGKIKLLREALDMSQVINTAPKAK from the coding sequence ATGTCAACTCCATCACAATTACTACAGGATTACCTACGCTTTGTTAGCGAAGGCAAAGCACAACAGGCTTTTGAATTATTTGCCGAAGACGGCGCAATAGAGCTGCCTTATCTTAACAGCATTGGCGCTCCTCATCGCTGGGCGGGCAAAGAAACCCTGCAAGCCTTTTTCAAGGGATTTCCAGCCAGTTTTCCCAATTTCCACTTTAAAGATATCGTCATCCATATAGAAACCGATACTCAGGCATTTGGCGAATACCACGCAGAAGCCACCCGCAACGGGCAGCCTTACCAACAACACTACATGGGCCGACTGGTAGCAGAAAATGGCAAAATAAAGCTGCTGCGCGAAGCGTTAGATATGTCGCAGGTGATTAACACCGCGCCAAAAGCAAAATAA
- a CDS encoding sensor histidine kinase, with product MGKRLMILLLGISCFFTSNAQMSGLASGTPALLQQIPRLSTDTARITALLKAADYYLFKADIIGQDDSAQHYLEQARLLNFAHHIPYAENHIQLLKTFINGNSGTLSPTTYQAHIARFQQTGDKANERLAWQLLGESIRNQQMDSLELSAYTHARLLAQQQGDKEQELHSRASIAQMYLDAHKGDTAQILLQKIITEATPYPGPLTNAYDHLATYFLNSGKIDSALFYSLRSEHIKVSTGDTTYITNSYNLLCRIYYVLKEHEQAIIWNRKALNHCLWTKKYGIVMPILSSIVADMLELKKAPAALRMMDSIVPHIPITTAEDKRLYHKTYGKIYFTLGNYKQAETQYYQAIHYGIAEGLKYSTDAKGSDYRALGIIYYHTGQYARSHLYLDSALQTWQPSGRQDFLLQIHKDLCQTDSALGDFRSAMLHLRSANEISLILYDKDRDKTIEQLNFQYKTEEREKDVQLLQKEQLLDHQQLSSARTIRNWIIAASLLLMLLAILLYRQSRHRRNTNAVITQKNALLEKLLEEKKWLLKEVHHRVKNNLHTIVSLLESQAAFLDKEALQAVEKSQHRVYAMSLVHQKLYRQDELRTIDMSVYMREFVQYLAESFGNPSHIHFSTHTENIALDVTRAIAVGMITNEAVTNAMKYAFPDHTRGEINVTLVQKAQTIILTIADNGIGMMLQGSNAEINSLGMELMKGFARDLDGSIQFDNRLGTVITLSFQAEDAAIAAPLPKMDIDKM from the coding sequence ATGGGGAAACGTTTGATGATATTGTTATTGGGTATATCCTGTTTTTTTACCAGCAACGCACAGATGTCGGGCCTGGCATCGGGAACGCCTGCCCTCCTGCAACAGATTCCACGCCTTTCCACCGACACCGCCCGGATAACTGCCCTGCTTAAAGCAGCGGACTATTATCTTTTTAAAGCGGATATTATCGGGCAGGACGATTCTGCACAACATTACCTGGAGCAGGCACGCCTGCTGAATTTCGCCCATCATATCCCCTATGCCGAAAATCATATTCAGCTGTTAAAAACCTTTATCAACGGCAATAGCGGCACGCTGTCCCCTACCACCTACCAGGCACATATTGCACGCTTTCAGCAAACAGGCGATAAAGCCAATGAACGACTGGCCTGGCAGCTGCTGGGCGAAAGCATCCGAAACCAGCAAATGGATTCTCTCGAGCTTTCCGCTTATACCCATGCCCGGCTTTTGGCACAACAGCAGGGCGATAAGGAGCAGGAACTACACAGCCGCGCTTCCATTGCCCAAATGTACCTGGATGCACACAAAGGAGACACTGCGCAAATACTGCTGCAAAAGATCATTACAGAAGCCACCCCTTACCCGGGCCCGTTAACCAACGCCTACGACCACCTGGCCACCTATTTTCTCAACAGCGGTAAAATAGATAGCGCCCTCTTCTACTCCCTCCGGTCAGAGCACATTAAAGTAAGCACAGGCGACACCACTTATATCACCAATTCGTACAACCTGCTATGCCGGATATACTATGTGCTGAAAGAACATGAACAAGCTATTATATGGAACAGAAAAGCCCTGAACCATTGTTTGTGGACCAAAAAATACGGCATAGTAATGCCCATTCTGAGTTCCATAGTAGCCGATATGCTGGAACTGAAAAAAGCCCCGGCGGCCTTGCGCATGATGGACAGCATTGTACCCCATATACCCATTACAACTGCCGAAGACAAACGCCTGTATCATAAAACATACGGGAAAATATATTTTACACTCGGCAACTATAAGCAGGCAGAAACCCAATATTACCAGGCCATTCATTATGGCATAGCGGAAGGATTGAAATATTCCACCGATGCCAAAGGATCGGACTACCGGGCGCTGGGCATCATCTATTACCATACAGGCCAATACGCACGCTCTCACCTGTACCTGGATAGCGCCTTGCAAACCTGGCAACCATCCGGGCGGCAGGATTTTCTGTTACAGATACATAAAGATCTTTGCCAAACCGATTCTGCCCTGGGCGATTTCCGGTCGGCCATGCTGCATTTACGCTCCGCCAATGAAATTTCCCTGATCCTGTACGATAAAGACCGCGACAAAACGATTGAACAACTCAATTTCCAGTATAAGACCGAGGAACGCGAGAAAGATGTGCAGCTGCTACAGAAAGAGCAGTTACTGGATCACCAGCAGTTGTCAAGCGCCCGCACTATACGTAACTGGATAATAGCCGCATCGCTGCTATTAATGCTATTGGCCATTCTTCTCTATCGCCAAAGCAGGCACAGACGCAACACCAATGCAGTGATCACCCAAAAGAACGCCTTACTGGAAAAGCTGCTGGAAGAAAAGAAATGGTTATTAAAAGAAGTACACCACCGCGTAAAAAACAACCTGCACACCATTGTAAGCCTGCTGGAATCGCAGGCCGCATTTTTAGATAAAGAAGCCTTGCAAGCGGTGGAAAAAAGCCAGCACCGCGTATATGCCATGAGCCTGGTACACCAAAAGCTGTACCGGCAGGATGAGTTACGCACCATTGACATGAGTGTGTACATGCGTGAATTTGTGCAGTACCTTGCAGAGAGTTTTGGCAATCCATCACATATCCATTTCTCCACCCATACCGAAAACATAGCGCTGGATGTAACCCGCGCCATTGCCGTAGGCATGATCACCAATGAAGCAGTTACCAATGCGATGAAATATGCTTTCCCCGATCATACACGGGGTGAGATCAATGTAACGTTGGTACAAAAGGCACAAACCATCATCCTTACCATAGCCGACAATGGCATTGGTATGATGCTACAGGGCAGCAATGCAGAGATTAACTCGCTGGGAATGGAATTGATGAAAGGCTTTGCCCGCGACCTGGATGGCAGCATTCAGTTTGATAACCGGTTGGGTACCGTCATCACCTTATCCTTTCAGGCCGAAGATGCAGCAATAGCAGCACCATTGCCAAAGATGGATATAGATAAAATGTAG
- a CDS encoding sigma-54-dependent transcriptional regulator → MKTRILIVEDQSVEANNLKIILQKAGYHVCSIAISVAQALVILENEKPDLALLDIQLKGNQTGIDLAHMLAARNIAFIFLSANSDAATLKLAKESCPYGFLLKPFRQKEVLVMMDVAFYLHQQKQEQSLTAPRRQPARTKPGYENILGESAAMKSVFSQLEIVSQTDTSVLILGESGTGKELIANAIHRLSKRSHKPFVIVNCGTLPANLIESQLFGHEKGAFTGAYEKQIGKFEQADGGTIFLDEVGELPVDLQVKFLRVLQEREIEPIGGKRKPIHVRVIAATNRNLEEEMAAGRFRMDLYYRLNIFPIHMPPLRERREDIIALAEHFVAQLAARERKHIEGLSDAAKESLLSYHWPGNIRELQNMMERSVLLCTSTLIPSIPLAATHSSRIKSSDTLKTFSENERDHILAVLEKTQWKIFGPGGAAELLELNGSTLQSKMKKLGIEKRITQK, encoded by the coding sequence ATGAAAACAAGAATCCTTATCGTTGAAGACCAATCCGTAGAAGCCAATAATCTAAAAATCATCCTGCAAAAAGCAGGCTATCATGTTTGCAGCATTGCCATATCTGTAGCTCAGGCATTGGTGATACTGGAAAATGAAAAGCCCGACCTGGCCCTGCTGGACATCCAGTTAAAAGGAAACCAGACGGGCATTGACCTGGCACATATGCTTGCCGCGCGCAACATCGCTTTTATATTCCTCTCCGCCAATTCTGATGCCGCTACTTTAAAACTCGCTAAAGAAAGCTGTCCCTACGGCTTTCTGTTAAAACCCTTTCGCCAGAAGGAAGTGCTGGTAATGATGGATGTGGCCTTTTACCTGCACCAGCAAAAGCAGGAACAGTCACTTACCGCCCCACGCAGGCAACCTGCCCGCACCAAACCCGGCTACGAAAACATACTGGGCGAAAGCGCTGCGATGAAATCGGTGTTCAGTCAATTGGAAATTGTGTCGCAAACAGATACCTCTGTGCTTATCCTGGGCGAAAGCGGCACGGGCAAGGAATTAATAGCCAATGCCATACACCGCCTGAGTAAACGCAGCCATAAGCCTTTTGTCATTGTCAACTGCGGCACGCTTCCAGCCAATCTGATTGAGTCGCAATTGTTCGGCCATGAAAAGGGAGCATTTACAGGTGCTTACGAAAAACAGATAGGAAAGTTTGAGCAGGCAGATGGCGGCACTATCTTCCTGGATGAAGTGGGCGAGCTACCTGTAGACCTGCAGGTAAAGTTTCTGCGGGTATTGCAGGAAAGGGAAATAGAACCTATTGGTGGCAAACGCAAGCCCATTCATGTGCGTGTGATAGCTGCCACCAACCGCAACCTGGAAGAGGAAATGGCAGCCGGCCGGTTCCGGATGGATCTGTATTACCGCTTAAACATCTTCCCCATCCACATGCCCCCTTTGCGGGAAAGGCGCGAAGACATTATTGCCTTAGCCGAACATTTTGTAGCACAGCTGGCAGCCCGCGAAAGAAAGCACATTGAAGGCCTTTCTGATGCCGCTAAAGAATCCCTGCTATCTTACCACTGGCCCGGCAATATCCGCGAACTGCAAAACATGATGGAACGCAGTGTGCTGTTATGTACCAGCACCCTTATCCCCTCTATCCCTTTGGCAGCTACGCATTCCTCAAGGATAAAATCATCCGATACGCTAAAAACCTTTTCCGAAAACGAGCGGGATCATATACTGGCCGTATTGGAAAAAACACAATGGAAGATATTTGGCCCCGGTGGCGCGGCAGAGTTATTGGAATTAAACGGTTCTACCCTGCAATCAAAAATGAAAAAGCTGGGCATTGAAAAACGCATTACGCAAAAGTAA